Proteins co-encoded in one Mycobacterium mantenii genomic window:
- a CDS encoding DUF6779 domain-containing protein: MTVLSRGARVRRGGRRPGWVLLTTLLVLAIGASSALVFTNRVELLKLAVILALWAAVAGAFVSVLYRRQSDADQSRVRDLKLVYDLQLDREISARREYELTVESQLRRELASELRAQAADDLAELRAELSALRTSLEILFDTDLAHRPALGGTPEPEPQPERAYSEWDRNGENPRDTPVDWVPSDRVTTVPQDNSGRGDDAIIDVPEEPLMPPRQQPSRRERVRYQYEPAQDPAYAEEPSYAEESPYAGSAEPRFEPRHQPPPPAPAAAAQFQPEPQPEPEPEPVPEPQPHSHAHWQGQGWQPAAAEGQWLPPGAPGSNWAGADSPEESAGGRRRARHSGDDEAWDGLPVEPVPPPPYGDSGRRARSRHSTEYRDYGARNFGPTNEPPAAPPPAAATPPPPSAPPMQPGPPAGAPPPPRLAPPPAPEQAPRHGGDPQQEDPEGGGEGASTGGQSVADLLARLQVQPSEGGRRRRREG, encoded by the coding sequence ATGACCGTTCTGTCCCGCGGCGCCCGGGTCCGGCGCGGCGGCCGCAGGCCGGGGTGGGTGCTCTTGACGACGTTGCTGGTCCTCGCGATAGGGGCCAGTTCCGCATTGGTTTTCACCAATCGGGTGGAACTTCTCAAGCTGGCTGTAATCCTGGCGCTGTGGGCCGCAGTCGCCGGCGCCTTCGTGTCCGTGCTCTATCGCCGTCAAAGCGACGCCGACCAGTCCCGAGTCCGCGACCTCAAGCTGGTCTACGACCTACAGCTGGACCGGGAGATCTCGGCCCGGCGTGAATACGAACTGACCGTCGAGTCCCAGCTGCGCCGCGAGCTGGCCTCCGAGCTGCGCGCTCAGGCCGCCGACGATTTGGCCGAGTTGCGCGCGGAACTTTCCGCCCTGCGGACCAGCCTGGAAATCCTGTTCGACACCGACCTGGCGCACCGCCCGGCCCTCGGGGGGACACCCGAGCCCGAGCCGCAGCCGGAGCGCGCGTACAGCGAGTGGGATCGCAACGGCGAGAACCCCCGCGACACCCCGGTCGACTGGGTGCCCAGCGACCGGGTCACGACGGTGCCGCAGGACAACTCCGGCCGCGGCGACGACGCCATTATCGATGTGCCCGAGGAACCGCTGATGCCGCCTCGGCAGCAGCCGTCCCGGCGTGAGCGGGTCCGCTACCAGTACGAACCGGCCCAGGATCCGGCCTACGCCGAGGAGCCCTCGTACGCCGAAGAGTCCCCGTATGCGGGATCGGCGGAACCGCGGTTCGAGCCTCGTCACCAACCGCCGCCACCGGCCCCGGCGGCGGCAGCCCAGTTCCAGCCGGAGCCGCAACCGGAGCCCGAACCGGAACCGGTGCCAGAACCTCAGCCACATTCCCATGCGCATTGGCAAGGCCAGGGCTGGCAGCCGGCCGCCGCGGAAGGGCAGTGGTTGCCGCCGGGTGCCCCGGGCAGTAATTGGGCCGGCGCCGATTCACCCGAGGAATCGGCCGGTGGGCGGCGGCGTGCCCGGCATTCGGGCGATGACGAGGCCTGGGACGGCCTGCCCGTCGAGCCGGTGCCGCCACCGCCGTATGGAGACTCCGGGCGCCGGGCGAGGTCGCGCCACTCGACGGAGTACCGCGACTACGGTGCGCGCAATTTCGGACCCACCAACGAGCCCCCGGCCGCACCCCCTCCGGCCGCCGCGACGCCGCCCCCGCCGTCGGCTCCCCCGATGCAGCCGGGCCCGCCCGCCGGTGCGCCCCCACCACCGCGCCTGGCGCCGCCGCCGGCGCCGGAGCAGGCGCCCCGGCACGGTGGTGACCCGCAGCAGGAGGACCCCGAAGGCGGGGGAGAAGGCGCCTCAACCGGCGGCCAGTCGGTGGCCGATCTGCTGGCCCGCCTGCAGGTGCAGCCCTCCGAGGGCGGCCGTCGCCGTCGCCGCGAAGGCTGA
- a CDS encoding Rossmann-like and DUF2520 domain-containing protein — protein MVQFDGLRPARLKVGIISAGRVGTALGVALERADHVVVACSAISHASRQRAQRRLPDTPVATPPDVAAGAELLLLAVPDSELAGLVSGLAATSAVRPGTIVVHTSGANGIGILEPLARDGCIPLAIHPAMTFTGSDEDISRLADACFGVTAADEVGYAIGQSLVLEMGGEPFCVAEEARVLYHAALAHAGNHIVTVLADALDALRAALRGSELLGQQSVDDQPGGIAERIIGPLARAALENTLQRGQAALTGPVARGDAAAVAGHLAALGQVGPELAQAYRVNALRTAQRAHAPKDVLAVLAP, from the coding sequence ATGGTGCAGTTCGACGGTCTGCGCCCGGCTCGGCTCAAGGTAGGCATCATCTCGGCCGGCCGGGTGGGCACCGCACTCGGTGTCGCGCTGGAGCGCGCGGACCACGTCGTGGTGGCGTGCAGCGCCATCTCCCATGCGTCGCGGCAGCGGGCACAGCGCCGGCTGCCCGACACCCCGGTGGCGACGCCGCCGGACGTGGCCGCCGGTGCCGAGCTGTTGCTGCTCGCGGTTCCCGACAGCGAACTCGCCGGCCTGGTTTCCGGGTTGGCCGCGACGTCGGCGGTGCGTCCCGGAACGATCGTGGTCCACACGTCGGGCGCCAACGGGATCGGCATTCTCGAGCCGCTGGCCCGGGACGGGTGCATCCCGCTGGCGATTCACCCGGCGATGACGTTCACCGGTTCCGATGAAGACATCAGCCGGCTGGCGGATGCCTGCTTCGGCGTCACCGCGGCCGACGAAGTCGGATACGCGATCGGGCAATCGCTGGTCTTGGAGATGGGCGGGGAGCCCTTCTGCGTCGCCGAGGAGGCGCGCGTCCTCTACCACGCCGCGCTGGCCCACGCCGGCAACCACATCGTGACCGTGCTGGCCGACGCGCTCGACGCATTGCGCGCCGCGCTGCGCGGCAGCGAACTGCTTGGCCAACAGTCCGTCGACGACCAGCCGGGCGGCATCGCCGAACGCATCATCGGGCCGCTGGCCAGGGCCGCGCTGGAGAACACCCTGCAACGCGGGCAGGCCGCGCTCACCGGCCCGGTGGCGCGCGGCGACGCGGCCGCGGTCGCCGGGCACCTGGCCGCGCTGGGTCAGGTCGGGCCGGAGTTGGCTCAGGCGTACCGGGTGAACGCCCTGCGCACCGCCCAGCGCGCGCACGCCCCCAAGGATGTGCTGGCGGTGCTGGCGCCATGA
- the panC gene encoding pantoate--beta-alanine ligase — MRPGRSPAFTAGELNVYSAPRDVTDVSRALRHTGRRVMLVPTMGALHDGHLALVRAAKRVPGAVVVVSIFVNPLQFGAGEDLDAYPRTLDDDVALLRSEGVEIVFTPTAAAMYPDGLRTTVQPGPLAAELEGAVRPTHFGGMLTVVCKLLQIVRPDRIFFGEKDYQQLVMVRQMVADLNIDVQVVGVPTVRESDGLAMSSRNRYLDNTQRELAVTLSAALTAGAHAAHHGAAAALAAARAVLDAVPALTVDYLELRDAGLGPAPANGSARLLVAARLGTTRLLDNIEMQIETPAGTAGPDGHHNYAQSPWRN, encoded by the coding sequence ATGAGACCCGGCAGGTCACCGGCCTTCACCGCCGGCGAACTCAACGTCTACTCCGCCCCGCGCGATGTCACCGACGTCAGCCGCGCGCTGCGGCACACGGGGCGCCGGGTGATGCTGGTGCCCACCATGGGCGCGCTGCATGACGGGCACCTGGCGCTGGTGCGCGCGGCCAAGCGGGTGCCCGGTGCGGTGGTCGTCGTGTCGATCTTCGTCAACCCGCTGCAATTCGGCGCGGGTGAGGACCTCGACGCCTATCCCCGCACCCTGGATGACGACGTCGCATTGCTGCGCTCCGAGGGCGTCGAAATCGTCTTCACCCCAACGGCGGCCGCGATGTATCCCGACGGTCTGCGCACCACCGTGCAGCCCGGTCCGCTGGCCGCCGAACTCGAAGGAGCCGTGCGCCCAACGCATTTCGGTGGGATGTTGACGGTCGTGTGCAAGCTGCTGCAGATCGTGCGGCCGGACCGGATCTTCTTCGGCGAGAAGGACTATCAGCAGCTGGTGATGGTCCGCCAGATGGTCGCCGACCTCAACATCGACGTGCAGGTCGTCGGGGTGCCGACGGTTCGGGAATCCGACGGCCTGGCGATGTCGTCGCGCAACCGCTACCTGGACAACACGCAACGCGAACTGGCCGTGACGCTTTCGGCGGCGCTGACGGCCGGTGCACACGCCGCGCACCACGGCGCCGCGGCCGCACTCGCGGCGGCGCGCGCGGTGCTCGACGCCGTGCCCGCGCTGACCGTCGACTACCTCGAGCTGCGTGACGCCGGGCTCGGCCCGGCACCCGCCAACGGTTCGGCCAGGCTGCTGGTTGCGGCCCGGCTGGGCACCACAAGGCTGCTGGACAACATCGAAATGCAGATTGAAACACCCGCCGGCACCGCTGGGCCGGACGGACACCACAATTACGCCCAATCACCTTGGAGGAATTGA
- the panD gene encoding aspartate 1-decarboxylase → MLRTMLKSKIHRATVTQADLHYVGSVTIDADLMDAADLLEGEQVTIVDIDNGARLVTYAITGERGSGVIGINGAAAHLVHPGDLVILIAYGTMEEAEARSYQPRIVFVDADNKPIDLGHDPAFVPADAAELLDPRIVAR, encoded by the coding sequence ATGCTAAGGACGATGCTCAAGTCGAAGATCCACCGGGCCACCGTCACGCAGGCCGACCTGCACTACGTCGGCTCGGTGACCATCGACGCCGATCTGATGGACGCCGCGGACCTGCTCGAGGGCGAACAGGTGACCATCGTCGACATCGACAACGGTGCCCGGCTGGTCACCTACGCGATCACCGGCGAACGCGGCAGCGGTGTGATCGGAATCAACGGTGCGGCAGCACATCTCGTCCACCCGGGTGACCTGGTGATCCTGATCGCCTACGGGACCATGGAAGAGGCGGAGGCGCGGTCGTACCAGCCGCGGATCGTCTTCGTCGACGCCGACAACAAGCCGATCGACCTCGGTCACGATCCGGCATTCGTGCCCGCCGATGCGGCCGAGCTACTGGATCCCCGGATCGTTGCGCGGTAG
- a CDS encoding type III pantothenate kinase, translated as MLLAIDVRNTHTVVGLISGSKEHAKVVQQWRIRTEAEITADELALTIDGLIGDDSERLTGAAALSTVPSVLHEVRLMLDQYWPSVPHVLIEPGVRTGIPLLVDNPKEVGADRIVNCLAAFHRFNSPAIVIDFGSSICVDVVSAKGEFLGGAIAPGLQVSSDAAAARSAALRRVELTRPRSVVGKNTVECMQAGAVFGFAGLVDGLVGRIREDVDGFAGDDVAIIATGHNAPLLLPELQTVSHYDQHLTLHGLRLIFERNRDAQRGRLKPAR; from the coding sequence GTGCTGCTGGCGATCGACGTCCGTAACACCCACACCGTCGTCGGGCTGATATCGGGCTCCAAAGAGCACGCAAAAGTCGTGCAGCAGTGGCGCATTCGCACCGAGGCGGAAATCACCGCCGACGAGTTGGCGCTGACCATCGACGGTCTGATCGGCGACGATTCCGAGCGGCTTACCGGCGCCGCGGCGCTGTCCACCGTTCCCTCGGTGCTGCACGAGGTGCGGCTCATGCTCGACCAGTACTGGCCGTCGGTGCCCCACGTGCTGATCGAACCCGGGGTGCGCACCGGCATCCCGCTGCTCGTCGACAATCCCAAAGAGGTCGGCGCCGACCGGATCGTCAACTGTCTGGCGGCTTTTCACCGATTCAACAGCCCCGCAATCGTCATCGACTTCGGCTCCTCGATCTGTGTGGACGTCGTGTCGGCCAAGGGCGAATTCCTCGGCGGCGCGATCGCGCCCGGATTGCAGGTGTCCTCCGACGCCGCCGCGGCCCGCTCGGCCGCGCTGCGCCGGGTGGAGTTGACCCGTCCCCGTTCGGTGGTCGGCAAGAACACCGTCGAATGCATGCAGGCGGGCGCGGTGTTCGGCTTCGCCGGGCTGGTCGACGGCCTGGTGGGACGCATCCGCGAGGACGTGGACGGCTTTGCCGGCGACGACGTCGCGATCATCGCCACCGGTCACAACGCGCCGCTGCTGCTGCCCGAGTTGCAGACCGTCAGCCACTACGACCAGCACCTGACCCTGCACGGCCTGCGGCTGATCTTCGAACGCAACCGTGACGCCCAGCGCGGCCGGTTGAAGCCGGCACGCTGA
- the lysS gene encoding lysine--tRNA ligase gives MSADDADIPEQYRIRRDKRARLLAEGHDPYPVAVERTHTLAQVRAAHPDLPVDTATEDVVGVAGRVIFARNAGKLCFATLQEGDGTALQVMISLDKVGRQSLDAWKADVDLGDIVYVHGNVISSRRGELSVLADSWQMASKSLRPLPVAHKDMSEEARVRQRYVDLIVRPQARTVARQRIAVIRAIRNALERRGFLEVETPILQTLAGGAAARPFITHSNALDIDLYLRIAPELFLKRCVVGGFDRVFELNRVFRNEGADSTHSPEFSMLETYQAYGTYDDSAVVTRELIQEVADEAIGTRQLPLPDGSVYDIDGEWASIQMYPSLSGALGEEVTPETTVERLLGIADQLGVEIPRDRGYGHGKIVEELWEHTVGNALVAPTFVRDFPVETTPLTRQHRSIAGVTEKWDLYLRGVELATGYSELNDPVVQRDRFAAQARAAAAGDDEAMVLDEDFLAALEYAMPPCTGTGMGIDRLLMTLTGLSIRETVLFPIVRPQA, from the coding sequence GTGAGTGCCGACGACGCAGACATTCCCGAGCAGTACCGGATTCGCCGGGATAAGCGCGCTCGGTTACTCGCCGAGGGGCACGACCCCTACCCGGTCGCCGTCGAACGCACCCACACGCTGGCGCAGGTCCGTGCCGCCCATCCCGACCTGCCGGTCGACACCGCAACCGAAGACGTGGTCGGCGTCGCCGGCCGGGTCATCTTTGCCCGCAACGCCGGCAAACTCTGCTTCGCCACGCTGCAGGAGGGCGACGGCACCGCCCTGCAGGTGATGATCAGCCTCGACAAAGTCGGCCGGCAATCCCTCGACGCCTGGAAGGCCGACGTCGACCTCGGTGACATCGTCTACGTGCACGGCAACGTGATCAGCTCACGCCGCGGCGAATTGTCCGTCCTTGCCGACTCGTGGCAGATGGCGTCCAAGTCGCTGCGTCCGCTGCCCGTCGCGCACAAGGACATGAGCGAAGAGGCGCGGGTGCGGCAGCGCTACGTCGACCTGATCGTCCGCCCGCAGGCGCGCACTGTAGCGCGGCAGCGTATTGCCGTCATCCGTGCGATACGCAACGCATTGGAACGCCGCGGGTTTCTCGAAGTTGAAACCCCAATACTTCAGACGCTGGCCGGTGGCGCGGCCGCGCGACCCTTCATCACCCATTCCAATGCGCTAGACATCGATCTCTACTTGAGGATCGCACCCGAACTGTTCCTCAAGCGCTGCGTTGTAGGTGGTTTCGACAGGGTTTTCGAACTAAATCGAGTGTTCCGAAACGAGGGTGCGGATTCCACCCATTCTCCGGAATTTTCCATGCTGGAGACCTACCAGGCGTACGGAACCTATGACGATTCGGCAGTAGTGACGCGGGAGCTTATTCAAGAGGTAGCCGACGAAGCGATCGGAACCCGACAACTACCGCTACCCGACGGCAGTGTCTACGACATAGACGGAGAATGGGCTTCTATACAAATGTACCCGTCACTGTCGGGGGCACTCGGTGAAGAGGTCACACCGGAGACGACGGTCGAACGATTGCTCGGCATCGCCGATCAGCTCGGTGTCGAGATCCCCCGTGACCGGGGCTACGGACACGGAAAGATCGTCGAGGAACTGTGGGAGCACACGGTGGGCAACGCGCTCGTCGCGCCCACATTTGTGAGGGATTTCCCGGTCGAGACAACGCCTTTGACGCGTCAGCACCGCAGCATCGCGGGCGTCACCGAGAAGTGGGACCTGTATCTGCGCGGAGTCGAACTGGCCACCGGGTACTCCGAACTGAACGACCCTGTGGTGCAGCGTGACAGGTTCGCCGCGCAGGCCCGCGCGGCCGCGGCCGGCGACGACGAAGCCATGGTGCTCGACGAAGACTTTCTTGCAGCACTCGAGTATGCGATGCCGCCATGTACCGGAACGGGAATGGGTATCGACCGGCTGTTGATGACTTTGACCGGACTGTCAATTCGAGAGACAGTTTTGTTCCCGATTGTTCGCCCGCAAGCGTAG
- the lsr2 gene encoding histone-like nucleoid-structuring protein Lsr2 — translation MAKKVTVTLVDDFDGAGAADETVEFGLDGVTYEIDLSSKNAAKLRGDLKQWVEAGRRVGGRRRGRSGSGRGRGAIDREQSAAIRDWARRNGHNVSTRGRIPADVIDAFHAAT, via the coding sequence ATGGCAAAAAAAGTGACCGTCACCTTGGTCGATGATTTCGACGGTGCCGGCGCAGCCGACGAAACGGTGGAATTCGGGCTTGACGGGGTGACCTATGAGATTGACCTTTCGTCCAAGAATGCCGCGAAACTGCGCGGGGATCTGAAGCAATGGGTGGAGGCCGGGCGCCGCGTCGGCGGCCGTCGGCGCGGGCGTTCCGGCTCGGGCCGGGGCCGTGGCGCGATCGATCGTGAGCAGAGTGCAGCCATCCGCGACTGGGCTCGTCGGAACGGGCACAACGTGTCGACGCGCGGCCGCATTCCGGCCGACGTGATCGACGCATTCCACGCGGCGACCTAG
- the clpC1 gene encoding ATP-dependent protease ATP-binding subunit ClpC, which yields MFERFTDRARRVVVLAQEEARMLNHNYIGTEHILLGLIHEGEGVAAKSLESLGISLEGVRSQVEEIIGQGQQAPSGHIPFTPRAKKVLELSLREALQLGHNYIGTEHILLGLIREGEGVAAQVLVKLGAELTRVRQQVIQLLSGYQGKEAAEAGTGGRGGESGSPSTSLVLDQFGRNLTAAAMEGKLDPVIGREKEIERVMQVLSRRTKNNPVLIGEPGVGKTAVVEGLAQAIVHGQVPETLKDKQLYTLDLGSLVAGSRYRGDFEERLKKVLKEINTRGDIILFIDELHTLVGAGAAEGAIDAASILKPKLARGELQTIGATTLDEYRKYIEKDAALERRFQPVQVGEPTVEHTIEILKGLRDRYEAHHRVSITDGAMVAAATLADRYINDRFLPDKAIDLIDEAGARMRIRRMTAPPDLREFDEKIAEARREKESAIDAQDFEKAASLRDREKQLVGQRAEREKQWRSGDLDVVAEVDDEQIAEVLGNWTGIPVFKLTEAETTRLLRMEDELHKRIIGQEDAVKAVSKAIRRTRAGLKDPKRPSGSFIFAGPSGVGKTELSKALANFLFGDDDALIQIDMGEFHDRFTASRLFGAPPGYVGYEEGGQLTEKVRRKPFSVVLFDEIEKAHQEIYNSLLQVLEDGRLTDGQGRTVDFKNTVLIFTSNLGTSDISKPVGLGFTQGGGENNYERMKQKVNDELKKHFRPEFLNRIDDIIVFHQLTKDEIIKMVDLMISRVANQLKSKDMALDLTDKAKALLAKRGFDPVLGARPLRRTIQREIEDQLSEKILFEEVGPGQVVTVDVADWDGESAGEDATFTFIGTRKPPAEPDLAKAGAHSAADPGPDAQ from the coding sequence ATGTTTGAAAGATTTACCGACCGTGCCCGCAGGGTCGTCGTCCTGGCGCAAGAAGAGGCCCGGATGCTCAACCACAACTACATCGGCACCGAGCACATCCTGCTGGGTTTGATTCACGAGGGTGAAGGCGTCGCGGCGAAGTCGCTGGAGTCGCTGGGCATCTCACTCGAGGGCGTCCGCAGCCAGGTCGAGGAGATCATCGGCCAGGGCCAGCAGGCGCCGTCGGGACACATTCCGTTCACGCCCCGCGCCAAGAAGGTTCTCGAGCTGAGCCTGCGCGAGGCACTGCAGTTGGGCCACAACTACATCGGCACCGAGCACATTCTGCTGGGCCTGATCCGTGAGGGTGAGGGCGTGGCCGCGCAGGTGCTGGTGAAGCTGGGCGCCGAGCTGACCCGGGTGCGCCAGCAGGTCATCCAGTTGCTGAGCGGCTACCAGGGCAAGGAAGCCGCGGAGGCCGGCACCGGTGGCCGCGGCGGCGAATCCGGCAGCCCGTCCACCTCGCTGGTGCTCGACCAGTTCGGGCGCAACCTGACCGCCGCGGCAATGGAGGGCAAGCTGGATCCGGTCATCGGCCGCGAGAAGGAAATCGAGCGGGTGATGCAGGTGCTGAGCCGGCGCACCAAGAACAACCCGGTGCTGATCGGCGAGCCCGGCGTCGGTAAGACCGCCGTCGTCGAGGGCCTGGCCCAGGCCATCGTGCACGGGCAGGTTCCCGAGACGCTGAAGGACAAGCAGCTCTACACGCTGGATTTGGGTTCGCTGGTGGCGGGCAGCCGCTACCGCGGTGATTTCGAGGAGCGCCTGAAGAAGGTCCTCAAGGAGATCAACACCCGCGGCGACATCATCCTGTTTATCGACGAGCTGCACACCCTGGTGGGTGCCGGCGCTGCCGAGGGCGCGATCGACGCCGCGAGCATCCTGAAGCCGAAGCTGGCCCGTGGCGAGCTGCAGACCATCGGCGCGACCACGCTCGATGAGTACCGCAAGTACATCGAGAAGGACGCCGCGCTGGAGCGCCGCTTCCAGCCCGTGCAGGTGGGCGAGCCGACGGTGGAGCACACCATCGAGATCCTCAAGGGTCTGCGCGACCGTTACGAGGCGCACCACCGGGTGTCGATCACCGACGGCGCGATGGTCGCCGCGGCCACCCTGGCCGACCGCTACATCAACGACCGGTTCCTGCCCGATAAGGCGATCGACCTGATCGACGAGGCGGGCGCGCGGATGCGGATCCGCCGGATGACCGCGCCGCCAGATCTGCGCGAGTTCGACGAGAAGATCGCCGAGGCGCGCCGGGAGAAGGAATCGGCGATCGACGCCCAGGACTTCGAGAAGGCGGCCAGCCTGCGCGATCGCGAGAAGCAACTGGTGGGCCAGCGTGCCGAGCGCGAAAAGCAATGGCGCTCAGGCGATCTCGATGTGGTCGCCGAGGTCGACGACGAGCAGATCGCCGAGGTGCTGGGCAACTGGACCGGCATCCCGGTGTTCAAGCTCACCGAGGCCGAGACCACCCGGCTGCTGCGCATGGAGGACGAGCTGCACAAGCGGATCATCGGCCAGGAGGACGCCGTCAAGGCCGTCTCGAAGGCGATCCGCCGCACCCGGGCCGGGTTGAAAGACCCCAAGCGCCCGTCGGGTTCGTTCATCTTCGCCGGACCGTCCGGTGTCGGTAAGACCGAGCTGTCCAAGGCGCTGGCCAACTTCCTGTTCGGCGACGACGACGCGCTCATCCAGATCGACATGGGCGAGTTCCACGACCGGTTCACCGCGTCGCGGTTGTTCGGTGCCCCGCCGGGATACGTCGGCTACGAAGAGGGCGGCCAGCTCACCGAGAAGGTGCGGCGCAAGCCGTTCTCGGTGGTGCTGTTCGACGAGATCGAGAAGGCCCACCAGGAGATCTACAACAGCTTGTTGCAGGTCCTCGAGGACGGTCGGCTCACCGACGGTCAGGGCCGCACGGTCGACTTCAAGAACACCGTGCTGATCTTCACGTCGAACCTCGGCACGTCGGACATCTCCAAGCCGGTCGGCCTGGGCTTCACCCAGGGTGGCGGTGAGAACAACTACGAGCGGATGAAGCAGAAGGTCAACGACGAGCTCAAGAAGCACTTCCGGCCGGAGTTCCTCAACCGCATCGACGACATCATCGTCTTCCACCAGCTGACCAAGGACGAGATCATCAAGATGGTCGACCTCATGATCAGCCGGGTCGCCAACCAGCTCAAGAGCAAGGATATGGCCCTCGATCTGACCGACAAGGCCAAGGCCTTGCTGGCCAAGCGCGGCTTCGACCCGGTGCTGGGTGCCCGCCCGCTGCGGCGCACCATCCAGCGCGAGATCGAGGACCAGCTCTCCGAGAAGATCCTCTTCGAGGAGGTCGGCCCGGGACAGGTCGTCACGGTCGACGTCGCCGACTGGGACGGCGAAAGCGCCGGCGAGGACGCGACGTTCACCTTCATCGGAACCCGCAAGCCGCCGGCCGAGCCGGACCTGGCCAAGGCCGGGGCGCATAGCGCCGCCGACCCGGGGCCGGACGCGCAGTAA
- a CDS encoding CbtB domain-containing protein codes for MSHPQLTGRSTRSVNLSAASTALWPAATVFLALLALYFVGIDQGAVSLFGSDSHVHEFVHDARHLLGFPCH; via the coding sequence GTGTCCCACCCGCAGCTAACCGGGCGCAGCACCAGATCGGTCAATCTGTCCGCGGCGAGCACCGCACTTTGGCCGGCGGCGACCGTCTTCCTCGCGTTGCTGGCCCTGTACTTCGTCGGCATCGACCAGGGGGCAGTCTCGCTGTTCGGCAGCGACTCGCACGTGCACGAGTTCGTGCACGACGCGCGGCACCTACTCGGCTTCCCCTGCCACTGA
- a CDS encoding CbtA family protein produces MEKRLIAGGLVAGALGAVLAFVFARLCAEPVIGRAIAFEEGRTDAENAHGVHEHGAELFSRGVQAGPGLGFGVLIFGLAMGALFAVLFSVVHARTEIARPQALSLLLAAGAFGAVYVVPFLKYPPNPPAVGQADTIGARTGWYLAMVAVSVVLAIGAVWLARRLAARFGAWNARLLAAGAYLVAIVVVSVLLPGVDEIPEPLRDAAGTIVYPGFPAEVLYEFRLLSLATQLVLWAGIGLVFATISGRLLSERAHGGRASSIAA; encoded by the coding sequence GTGGAGAAACGCCTTATCGCGGGCGGTCTTGTGGCGGGCGCGCTCGGTGCGGTGCTGGCGTTCGTCTTCGCCCGCCTGTGCGCCGAACCCGTCATAGGCCGCGCAATCGCTTTTGAAGAAGGCCGCACCGACGCCGAGAACGCGCATGGCGTGCACGAGCACGGCGCCGAGTTGTTCAGCCGCGGCGTGCAAGCGGGCCCCGGACTGGGATTCGGTGTGCTGATCTTTGGCCTGGCCATGGGCGCGCTGTTCGCCGTCCTGTTCAGCGTCGTACACGCCCGCACGGAAATTGCCCGACCGCAAGCACTTTCGCTGCTTTTGGCGGCCGGGGCGTTCGGGGCGGTGTACGTGGTGCCGTTCTTGAAATATCCGCCGAACCCACCGGCGGTCGGACAGGCCGACACGATCGGCGCGCGCACCGGCTGGTACCTGGCGATGGTGGCGGTGTCGGTGGTGCTGGCCATCGGCGCGGTATGGCTGGCGCGGCGACTGGCCGCCCGGTTCGGCGCGTGGAACGCGCGACTGCTCGCGGCCGGCGCGTACCTGGTGGCCATCGTCGTGGTGTCGGTGCTGCTGCCCGGCGTGGACGAGATCCCCGAACCGCTGCGCGACGCCGCGGGCACGATCGTCTATCCGGGTTTCCCCGCCGAGGTCCTCTACGAGTTCAGGCTGCTCTCGCTGGCCACGCAGCTGGTGCTGTGGGCGGGCATCGGGCTGGTTTTCGCGACGATCAGTGGGCGGCTGCTTTCGGAGCGGGCCCACGGCGGGCGGGCGTCGAGCATCGCGGCGTGA
- a CDS encoding histidine phosphatase family protein, producing the protein MTEVVRLTLLSHGMTDAMADGRFPADEPLNAIGRRQVEAVDAGAAPRQLCGPERRTRQTADLLGLQAETEPLLADLDCGRWRGGALATLPSGELEAWLSRPVAAPHGGESIADLVSRVARWLESLTANPLRTVAVTHPAVIRAAIVAALDIAPASFWRIDVAPVGRVVMHFRDGRWTLRL; encoded by the coding sequence GTGACCGAGGTCGTCCGGCTAACCCTGCTCTCGCATGGCATGACGGACGCCATGGCGGACGGGCGTTTTCCCGCCGACGAACCGCTGAACGCGATCGGCCGACGACAGGTCGAGGCGGTTGACGCCGGCGCGGCACCGCGTCAGCTGTGCGGACCCGAACGGCGCACCCGGCAGACCGCGGATCTGCTTGGCCTGCAAGCCGAAACTGAACCGCTACTGGCAGATCTCGACTGCGGACGGTGGCGCGGGGGGGCGCTCGCGACACTGCCGTCCGGGGAACTCGAGGCGTGGCTGAGTCGGCCGGTCGCCGCGCCGCACGGCGGTGAGTCGATCGCCGATCTGGTCTCCCGGGTGGCGCGGTGGCTGGAGTCGTTGACCGCCAACCCATTACGCACGGTCGCGGTGACGCACCCGGCGGTGATCCGGGCGGCGATCGTTGCGGCGCTGGACATCGCCCCGGCATCGTTTTGGCGCATCGACGTCGCACCCGTCGGCCGCGTCGTCA